The Neospora caninum Liverpool complete genome, chromosome X genome includes a region encoding these proteins:
- a CDS encoding putative corA-like Mg2+ transporter domain-containing protein: MATRGGAISLAGRGLALRLPGEATRGPRMQRLLPARRLASPEGIFGARQLALSRFSYTALGRVAAAKHTDTEMTWTATETEDTERRAWRRAWRPQGNACSCGEPLRGCTPASSLSASLASCAISHPAPSSWAFAPLAASSLWSPSRLSSLVLHFRSLSAVASCSSSLHRAYPTSADFASSSSLRSVASLLPLCPASPLASASRSERPCTSSSSRVEHSSFSAKDKQFHCHYSSLSRYELATELQLPYSDIRLLDVVRVPSSLKLPHSSSLSSLSSFSPFSPGSFSPRSRAAADGALLTGTPGLEKTVHTSSRSDEEKENSTAGRSLFASFFSFFSSPVATGEKREQTRSAHGGSRARRDFFAGQPESPREEEPLSLPFLPAGLDALKLQHAKILVRRTAILVQIENIGAVITPHKMILLHPHPSVTSALLHQLTCGEATPQATASLLECGNASREERDDVTETSSSEEPPSPASKPSLSSAGGPRAWCADTPRQLPFELRALEALFAVALGSLDAVAKDYVDRVRLTIATLEQESSGVSRNSRRSASSAWSLATADATLFTLVHSPSLHQLMVLKNLLQDIEARLEAFRGCLSKLLSDDGDMADMYLTDRLVYTIPHAREDHADVELLLEGCLQQVDELQYDILTAKRCVIHHEELTKVRLKTPTLLSTVFPGLLASPLYVFLPMCSGLYM, from the exons ATGGCGACGCGCGGCGGGGCGATCTCGCTGGCTGGCCGGGGCCTCGCCCTTCGCCTGCCGGGCGAGGCGACTCGAGgcccgcgcatgcaacggctgcttcctgctcgccgtctcgcctcccctgAAGGAATCTTCGGCGCCAGACAGCTCGcgctctcccgtttctcttaCACGGCTCTGGGGCGCGTGGCCGCAGCCaagcacacagacacagagatgACCTGGACAGCaaccgagacagaggacacGGAAAGGCGCGCCTGGCGACGGGCATGGAGGCCGCAGGGGAATGCTTGTTCATGTGGAGAACCTTTGCGCGGGTGTACacccgcgtcttcgctttctgcttcgctcgcgtcttGCGCTATTTCGCACccggcgccgtcttcctgggccttcgcgccgctggcggcttcttctctttggtctccctctcgcctctcttctcttgtccttcattttcgttccctctctgcggTCGCTTCCTGCTCGTCTTCACTCCATCGTGCATATCCTACGTCCGCCgacttcgcctcttcttcctcgttgcgGTCTGTGGCCTCGCTGCTGCCTTTGTGCCCCGCGTCACCTcttgcttctgcctcgcg TTCAGAAAGGCCTTGTAcgagttcgtcttctcgagtTGAGCACTCTTCCTTTTCGGCGAAGGACAAGCAGTTCCACTGTCACTACAGCTCGCTTTCGCGCTATGAACTGGCGACGGAGTTGCAGCTTCCGTACAGCGATATTCGGTTGCTCGACGTCGTTCGAGTCCCCTCGTCTCTCAAGTTGCCCcactcgtcctcgctctcgtcgctctcttccttctccccaTTTTCTCCcggctctttctcgcctcgcagtCGCGCGGCTGCCGACGGGGCGTTGCTGACTGGCACGCCAGGACTCGAGAAGACTGTGCACACCTCCTcaagaagcgacgaagagaaggagaattCGACGGCTGGACGCAGTTtgttcgcttccttcttctctttcttctcgtctccagtggcaacgggagagaagcgagagcagACCCGCTCTGCGCACGGCGGatcgagggcgagacgcgactTCTTCGCGGGCCAGCCGGAgtctccgagagaagaagagcccctctctctgcccttCCTGCCTGCTGGTCTCGACGCCCTCAAACTGCAGCATGCAAAGATTCTCGTCAGGCGAACGGCCATCCTCGTCCAAATCGAAAACATCGGCGCCGTAATCAC GCCCCACAAAATGATTCTCCTCCATCCTCACCCTTCAGTGACGAGTGCGCTTTTGCACCAGCTGACTTGCGGAGAAGCGActccgcaggcgacggctTCGCTGCTTGAATGCGGAAACgcctcgagagaagagagagacgacgtcACAGAGACCTCTTCGTCTGAAGAACCTCCGTCCCCAGCTTCGAAGCCTTCGCTTTCATCCGCCGGCGGCCCGCGTGCCTGGTGTGCAGACACTCCGCGGCAACTGCCTTTCGAGCTACGCGCCCTCGaggctctcttcgccgtcgctctcgggtCTCTCGACGCCGTTGCCAAGGACTACGTCGACCGAGTTCGTCTGACCATCGCCACTCTAG AGCAAGAGTCCTCGGGCGTCTCGCGGAACTCGCGACGAAGCGCCTCCAGTGCCTGGTCCCTCGCCACTGCAGATGCGACGCTCTTCACACTCGTCcattccccttctcttcatcAGCTGATGGTTTTGAAAAATCTTCTCCAG GATATCGAAGCGCGTCTCGAGGCCTTCCGTGGGTGCCTGTCTAAGTTGCtcagcgacgacggcgacaTGGCGGACATGTACCTGACAGATCGGCTCGTCTACAC CATCCcacacgcgcgcgaggaCCACGCCGACGTGGAACTGCTCCTCGAAGGCTGCCTTCAACAAGTAGACGAACTGCAGTACGACATTCTAACGGCCAAGCGATGCGTCATTCACCACGAAGAGCTTACCAAGGTGCGACTCAAAACGCCGACTCTCCTGTCGACTGTTTTTCCAGGCTTACTGGCCTCTCCTCTATATGTCTTTTTACCTATGTGTAGTGgtttatatatgtag